The Euwallacea fornicatus isolate EFF26 chromosome 5, ASM4011564v1, whole genome shotgun sequence genome includes the window taaaatcttcaaaaactcTTCTATAAAATCGCACCATCTCCCGATATACACTACCGGCACTTGCACCCCCCTAAACAGCTTTAAATAAAGATCCTTCCCTAACTATATAACCCTTAATTATATCAGAAGGGCTCCGGTCTCGTTCAATTATAAAATCGCTGCGAACGACCCTCGAATGCGGCCTTTAGGCTTTTAAATCCCTattgttttctaatttcttccCCGAATTAGTCCGCTTTTCGACGTTTCAATTGGGGATTTGCGTCGCGTAGCTTACCGATCTCGTCGCGCTTGTCCTCGTCGTCTTTGTCCTTATCGTCGCTGTCGGACACCAGCGCGTCATCGTCGTCCTCGGTCTTGTTCTTCGGCTCCCACGTCATTTTGTTCTCTTTCTTCAATCTTCGGCGGGCGTTTGCGAACCACGTCGACACCTGAAACAATTATGTTCATCTTCAAACATTAATTTACTGGAAGCAAACGGATTTGCCCTCAGCCCTCCAAAAGTTGAcaaaattttcgaacatttcaaaaatgcaCAACATATTTAAGTGagcatatcttgaaaattgacAGAATTTCTAAAAACACATTCCatttaacacaaaatttaTGAGCAATCGCTTTCTTTTACCTGCAAAGACATTAAAACTGTACCTGTGTCAAAGTCATTTTGGTGATAATCGCCAGCATAATCTTCTCTCCTTTGGTCGGATAAGGGTTCTTTTTATGTTCGTTCAGCCACGCTTTGAGGGTGGCAGTCGACTCCCTTGTCGCGTTTTTCCGCCGTGCCGCTAAGTCGTACCCGGCACCGTAtctgaaacaataaataagaaaCGCGTTGTTAAATGATTTCGTTACGTGATTTCGTCCCATTTCTacgcaaaaatatacagtattccgagttataaaaaaatcccgACTCGTCAAAAAAGCAAATGTTTCGATTCGTATAAATTATTGGCGATTTGGCAAATTCCTGTTTGGTAAGTTACCGAAGTTAGAAATGCAACAATTGTCGACGTTCTAACCCCATTCATTTATCAAAATCGGCcttatccaaaaaaaaatccgcttTTCATGGCAAACcgggaatttttaaaagttagaaTAGCATATACAAGAGGTAGTTATATAGCAGCTGTATTGAATTAAGGACAGACATGCAATCAGAACGTTATATTGGACGGAGATTTCtgtttttgaaggtttttctctctttctcgcGATACCTGGGGCCGTAAAAGAAGCAAAAATCCAAGGTGTCAAACCTCTCTAAAAGGCCCCAAAATAAAGAACCGCGCCCTCTCCGATAGTATCGGGTTTCATTTCGGGAGAACAATGGGATCGGTAATTGAACAAATAAAGCATAATACTGTGTGTGTTGGCAAATCTTGCAGACACCTCGTTTAACAAGTCCCGGACGGGATctgttgaataaaaaatgagattctcgataaatatttaagagaCTTTTATTATTTGCCATCAGCAGTGCGGGTTATTACGGCTCTTAATGCCCCGTTAAAACGCGTCAACGGACTCGAGTAAACTTCATAATATGGAACAATTCACCCTCAAAACGCATTTCCACACActcatcccaaaaaaaaaacagatttatCACGAGAGTCAATTATTTTGTGCAGAGCTGCCAGACCGGGAAATGCATGGGGGCCTCGTTTTCCGCAAGCGAGGGTTTTGATTATACTTTGAGTGGTTTCACCCCTATTAAACTCTCTGTGCTACTTTTTTCCCGAAGAGCCTCGAATAGACATCGAAAAGGCGGCGAAATGCACAGGCGCGGACTCTAGCAAATTTAGAAACTATCCATGGAATACTTTCCACGGCCTATCCTGACCTGAAAAGTTCTTTCCTATTTCCACTGCATGCCGCCGTTTGCCACACTTCCCCCCCAAAATCCCCCTGCTGACTTGGGGTTTTCTCCTGCAGCGGGGCGGACAGCCTTCCCCTCGACGTTTAAGTCTTTTATAAGGGTAGATTGATGGTTTAATTGAGTTTAGTGTTTTCCAGTCAATCTGGGGTGTGAATAGCTGTTTAGGATTTATGGAGCTAGTCGGGGTGTGCTTGGAGAGGCGGAACGCGTTGATGCTAATCTGTCGGTTTTGTGGAGAGAAAATTATAGTCATTTTGCTGCATCTAGTCTACAGATTGTTTTAGAGAGGGAAAGAATACGACCAATAGCAGTTCTAGGTACGGCGACGGCAATAATTGCATTTGCAATCTCCTAGAATGAGACATGGAGGAAACAATAATGTAGACTTTTGAAAGACTTTTTACGGCTATTAAGAATCTCCCCAATAgtgcttaaataattttttattgtgtcCATACTTCACTTTcacaatatttatatattgaaGAGTAATTGAAAACGTAAACTACGCGTCTAGCTTGTCTACGGTGTCAACGTTTAACCATCTCTCGTTTTGGCAAACAATTTTCTCCATTCTCTTCTCAGTTCGATATAACCGTTTTTGGTTTACCCTTCTGACAATTATAAATCAGTCAGAGTCGCGCGACGGGGCTCCTTCGGAAAAAGAgtttaagaataaaatatttcgaaaattatttaacactgTTGGTAACTCTTTACTGTGCCTTTCACTTTTTTATGACCACGAAGCCTCGACATTTCTCTAAAATGTCCGAACCTTAGCTCCCTGGTCTGTATAAATCACGGTTGTCCGAAGAACTATTTGcaagaataagaaaaaaataaagaagaaacattttgataataatCCAGAAGTATTGTAAATTTGCTACGCCTCTGACTTTTCTGCAGACCCGAAGTCTCCGCACTTCTCTATAGACGTGTGTACTTTTTTTACGATTTGTACAGACATTTGAGAGTGCACAGAAGGGTAAGCGTAACAACGTCTACTAGTCAAATCGGACCCCCTCGGTAAGACAAAATGGCTGAAAACGGCGCTCGTATATCGATTGGCGTATGGGGACGTCTGTCGTCGCGACGCCGCAGGTGAAAAGCGCCCTTCGTGTCGTGGCATTGCACCATTATTTCCCACTTTTGCGGTCGCAGTCGATAAAATCGCTATCGGATCCCTTTTTGGGCTGATCCGCAGACAACTTACCCATAGGCGGCCAAGGCTGGATCGTAAGGATAATACCCTGTGGTCGGTTGGAGGCCCGCGCTGGTCCACGCCGGCATATCCGTCGCCCCACTGGCGTCTTTCAGGCCGTAGGGATTgctctgcaaaaaaaatttctatgaataatggaaaaaataaggtAACAAATGAATGCAGCCatcttggaaaaatatttaaatcaaaaagcaTTGCTACCGACATCGGCTCAAGATGGCCgtcttttttttaagatgagactaacttttgaaaaaaaaactcagtCTCCcagcaatatttaatttgattcgtcCTTATTCTTCGCTCGTCAATATAAAGACATTTTAACCTCGAATTTCACAACATTGTATGTTTGTTCTTGGGTTCAAATTTGTTTGTCTTAGTATTTAATAAGGGTAGGTTTACATTGCCATAAATTTTACGAGGCGTTAAGTGTGTTGTTTCTACCGTCAACGaggctctaatttttttttccatcgcAAACATTGGTTCAGTCTTCCGAAGAATGCAAGAAGTTCGGCAATTTTATCGTACTTTTCACTCTGCGTTGAAATTACCAGACTCGAATATCATTGACTTCTTTATTGCCCCGAGTGTCTGTGATAACTGCGACATTTTTGGTTTTCGATTTGTCTAAAGTGTGTGATATTTATTACAAAGTTTCGATCGAAGAGCCTTCGTCACGatttcgattttgtttttttaaaaaccgcACACATCATTGAAACGAGTAAAGCTGAAATTATCACCTCTCTCgtagcagaaaaaaaaattgcattcaaCCATATTTGTCGATGGACGAGATACCGGGTAATTTAAGGATGTCGTGTGTGTGCACAATGACAATGGCgcgttattattgttattacttttattattttggtacCGGTGCGCACGGCACTTCGTCATGCAAACCACCGTGTCGTATCGGAACATGCTTTTCCCTGGTTTTCCTCtgtcattaaaataattgcctCGATGATAAATCCGCTGTTCGACCAGCAGTTTAATCGTCACTTCTGCGCAAATATGACCAGACATGTCGTGATATAATAAATTGCCCTCTATTGGTAGCAACAGGAAACGAAAAGATCCTGTGGCAACATTGAAAAAACCTAGGTAGACAGCAAATGCAACACCTGGTGGCCAATATAAGAAAGCAAGCAACGCTGATCTGACATTTGACATTTGAGGTTATGATGATGTGTATTTATACGTTTGCAGTTGTCGAAGGGAGAAGTGTCAGTGTCACAATATacgtttttaaatggaaccaagAAGAActcttttaatattattttacttcaAGCACCAATTAAGtagttattgttttaatttcaccTCCAATATAACTTATAAAAAACACAGTGGCCACAGAAACTTCACGCATGACAGTCCAACCTTGAACCATTATTATTCCTCCTGCCATGATGCATTGCTCACGGTCTGTGATAATTCCTTTGACATTTCTTCTTCCTCGAGTAACAGTAATTGCTTTActtaaattgtaattaataattaattaccgAGATCGAAGCACTTGCAGTGCCGCTGGCGCATATAGACGAACTAAACCCCTTATTTCTCCTAAATAGGTGCTGAGCCAGCTTTAGACGTATAAAGAGTCGCCTTAAAACAACTCGCTTTTATATGCGCGCAATGTTATAAAGTACGGTAATTTGTAAGTCTGTTGGCTCGGTGTGACTTATAAGGCACGACGATTTATTTAAAGCGCTTTCTCATTGTGATCCCCGCAACATGCGGTTGGAAGCCATCTTTATGTATGTTGTTTATACCGAATTTTTATACACAAAATACGAAACAAATCGCTCCGATGGTAATTAAGTGTTTGCACCTGTATACTTGCATGCTTACAACGGCCACTTGCCCGCGTTAATGACAGCCGAACATGTCCCCGTATATTAAAAGTGCAGTTTTTAACGGCATTCGATGTAGGGTCCGGTGTAGAAAAAAGGTGTCTCGAATGCTGTCGAGTTACTTATGAGCTCCGATCGAACGATACAAACGGCACTTGTAATTTAAATCGAATCGCAGGGAACAGTACCGGACTGTGACTTGTTCGGCTCGATTCAAATTCGGAAATTTACCATTCTTGGTTTGGCGCCTTCGCATAAAAGTGATCCCACAGGATATGCAAAACAACAAAAGCGGTCGATTAAACACTGATGGTGTGAACAGCAAATTGTGGGGGGCATGGGGGGGGGCTTAGAAACAGCCACTGGGCACATCGAGACCGGCAGACTTGGAAGCATCGAGTCTTAGGCGTTACTTTTCAACAGATTAAAATCACCGCCAGTTACAATTATTGAGCCAGGACATCGCATGTAACATCAATTCAATTTTCGTAAGTATTAAAGCTACCGGTTCATTACGTTTCAACCGGAATACCACATATCAACAATAGTCCTGGTACACGACAATCACCAAGCAAAAACAGGTACTCGTCAATATTGTTAGCCAAGGTATGGACGTACATGGTGTATTCgcttctttaaaaaaacacctCAATGTTTCCCCATCTTCGTTACGGTGGTGGTAAGTTATGCCACTTTTTGCCCCTCAACGACATATAATTCTGACTAATACAGATACACAGGATCCATTAACTCTCCGAAACTATTACGACAAAGTTCCGGCGTTGAAGTGACGAACGGTAATAATGACGACTTACAGATTGGATTGTTCCTAAATTACTCTATCTATTCTATAACGGTTTTGCTTACGCATCACGTTATACTGAAAAAACTCATTTGGATTGCAATTACCTCTCAGAGACCATTCACGACATGAAATTTCATTCGTTCTGAGAAAATTCCTTCTTGTACTTCGAAACAGTGTATTTTCTCGTTACAGTAAATCGTGTTTTTCTTTATACACATATATCGAATATGCCAGTTTCAATTAAAGAAGATAGTTGGTAAAGGCTACTAACTGTGACCTTTTTCCACTGATATGTCAGATCCTTCAGACGTGTTACACAAACGATCATTTTCGTGATTGTGCAGTttattttgagtgtttttttaaacttggATTAACACTCTTCTGTTCGACGAAAAACGACGCATTTTACAGCATTTATTGAACTTTTTTGTTAAGctttatgatttattttatgcATCTCTTTTTCGGTCTAGGACAGAGGCGCACGTTCTCAGCAAATAAGCACCTCATAAAGAAGAAATGTCTTCGACGTGGTGCGCCCTGCTCGAGCACTCTTCTCGTCGTTGCCCGTGCAAGTTATGGGCGAGCAGTTGTAAAAAAAGGCTACGTGGATTCTTGTAGAATGTCCGCTGGAAGTGTTAAAAGGCTTCTTATGCTTGTTTCGATTTAAGCAGTGGCGTCTCCTCGAATGGGACACTCAACAAGTCGGCTTGTGCttcaacacaaaaaaaaaacatatcgCTGTCGCATTTAATCCATCTATCTTTCTCTAATTCCCGCGGAGACGCGCTTTCCTCTTTTCGGCAAAAAAAGGTTTACTCTTCGGGAATAAATGTGGATAAAAGCAGAGGCGCACAGGAAATTCATTTCAACGTTTGTTTTCGATACACACCGACACATCAATTGGTTCAAACACGAAAATTAAGTTAGACATTCTTTCAACAAGCAATTGCTGGTGATAGGTCAAGACATGTAGTTTAAACGTTTGCCTCGGATTCTGAATTCGTACACCTCCGCCACTGTCGGGCACATAAATGAGGCACTTCGAAGGGGACGGAAACGCACTCGAATAAAGTGCGACGTTCTAAATCATATCTGTCAAAATTGAGAAGcggatttttcaatatatacgTCTCGGAGGACCGTATGAATACCTCTACAATTTTATCTTCACGGGATTTTTCATCGCTGCCCCTTTTTTCTCAAAGGGACTTTTATTGGCTTATTTCTCTGGCGAGGGCCAGTCGTGCTCCCACGTGACGGACAACGCCACTAAGTTTGTTTGATCTATAACTAGTTgcgattaaatttagttttacagaaaaacttgatgcccaaaagaaaaatacatgTAGTGCACCGTAGGTATAATTCGTTAACTCGATGCGCGCCTGTTAAAGCACTTCAGAGGTACAATGAGGCCGGGAGTAACGCGTCCTGGaatgtgtgtgttttttttaattccacgTTCGCCGCCGCATAACTTCCATTGTCTTTGGACGGTTTTTAGAAGCGAAATAATTTGTTGGTCAATCCATTATTTCCCGGGAGGCCCGTTTTGGCCTCAGGGACGAACTCGCCCTCcgcactttaaaaataaagactgTGCAGGAAATATATACTTGTCGATGTCCCATTAAGTGATTACGTGTTAACgatgttaaatgtttttttttttttggtcaataaattaaaaagattGCTTATGAATACTCTTGCTATGCTTctattttatgtttgaaatgtaaattttgtttttataaaaaaaataacagttgGCACAATTTACTAGGTCTGAAACCATTGGCGTGCGGATTCTATATTAAGTGTAGGCAATTAATGCGTGTCGATTACTTTTAACACTTGTTTTTGTTTGACACCAAATCAGTAACACCAACAGTTCAAAAATCTCCTGGAAAAACGTCACCTATTCAGTTGGTAGCTGTCTTCATCGTCTGCTCGAGGTACCGTAAGTGTAATCTGTAAGTTGGTCACAATTTTGCGACTGGAGACAATTTTCACTCAATTTTACTAACAATGTTGAAGTAAAACCGCCACAGAACGGTTCCCAGAGCAAATATACTTATTACCTCCTGATGATAACCATGAAGTGGGTTCAACGTGTAAGGGACGTTATTACCAATCAAATCACCAATTACCACTAAGGAATCTTTTAATTTGGTGTTAGTTTCGGTACAGGAACGTAATGGCTAAGGATATGTAAAAATCGCATTATTTCCTCCTGCAAGCAACGGCAATTACCCACAGACACCTTGCAGGTggtgaatttttaaacttgCGATGctggtatttttgaaaaattgtttctttctAGGTACGAACTTAGTGAAAAGTAAACTGCCACGTGCGCGAGTCACaccaactttaaattttcacaattaaCTTTACTTAATTTTGCATGAAACTTCCTGACGATCGAGTTTTCGGTGACATTATGATTGGAGCGTTCGCAGTTTATGACGGGCAAATTTCAAACGAAAAAGGCGATTTAATGGTagttttcgaatttaaatatCGGTTATAAATTGTGGAAAATATCGTTGGCACCTCTGGCGAACCCATAAATGTTTTAACGCCCACTCGAGCACCGGCACCGGATTGgtaatagaattttaaataaacgctataaaaactataaaaaacgtataaacacaagtttagtgcAACAATAAAATGCGTGTACATACCGGAAAATATTTCCTCCAACTTTTGGGCGTGTTTATATGGTGACGCTAAACGGGCTCATGGCCCATCGTTCATCATCCAAAGCAAACTTTAAAATCTAATCGGGACACAGTGACAGCGGTAAAGGGGCGATCAAAGGCCCGCCATCTTGAAACCGAGTCGAAGTGTCCCTTATCAGTGTATATTTCGACCGATAGTTATTTGTTATGTCGTAACAAAATGCCGACAATCGAGTCAATCACGGTTGCGATAAGTCTGCAAACATTTGATAACCGCTTCTTATCATCCGGCGCGGCCCTTTTGAACTGTGCTTCCAGGTGACTGGGGCCATTTAAATGTAAACAAGTCGGGCATTTTTTGCTTCCTACAGCAGGAAAACTCCACGGTTAATCAGCCTGGTCAACACCACTGACATTCTTGCACTGAAATCATTAAGGTTAAAAAGGTACGTTCTCACACAGCGTTTGATAGTTGCAGGATCTGCGCGACGAATCGTGAGAATTGATGGTCATTGAATATTTCAGTCTCTCATTAAAGTATCCGTTTGGTTTGCATGTAGTAGAGATGTGAATCGCGAATGGTTCAAACGAATATTTCATACGTTCGAACACAACAAAAAAGACAGGATACCGGCAAAGATGGCAACATCGCGGCGTTAATTTGTCACGTCATTTGTCAGCTGACGCTCATAAACGTACacatgataatttttaattttacatcaaTGAAAGTTCGTGACGTCTATTAATTTTACGTGCATGACAATTCATAGTCAAAGTCGCAATACGACGATTTCGTTTCACAAAATGTGACTATACAGTGTTGGGCCGAAAATAAATTCGGATGTCCTGTATATGTAAGTAGTACAGAATAGGGACTTCCATAATAATAGGCATAACATTATGCATATACAATAATGTTCAGTGCATTACACTAAACTGTGACGAATATTGACAAACGCGGCGAATCGGTCCATTCTTTTACCAAACGAACTCAAATAGAGACTCTGAGCAGCACCATCGAGGTGACAGTCCTCCACTTGCATCATACAATGTTGCCAGTGTGACTTTTTCTTTGTCGAATTGaggcaaataatttttgaagtaatGATTTAGTGCACCTAGAAAATTCCTTGTTTACCTACCAGTGGTGAATAGAAGGCGGAACTCTCAACTCCTATACTAGGGTAGGGATTCTGGTCGGTGCTGGGGTAGGGTGTGCCGTACATGCTGACACTCCGGGGGTATTGCAGCGCCGCCAACCTCGCAGAGTCATACTGACAGGAACAGACACTTTGTCCGGTAACCGGATCGGTGACCAAGGGCCTGCCGTTATCACAGCACTGAGTGGGCCCAGTGGAGGAAGTTCCCCCGGGAGATAACGCACCGGGAAGCCCGGCGGAACCACCGGGGCTCAAGGAACCGCCCCCAGACGCCGGGGACGAACCGCTGTTTGTCGTCGGTTGACCGCCGACCAAGAGCTGGAATTGCAAAGATAAGAGTGTTTAAGTACCACCATGATGAGTTATGACAAAAATTAAGTGCCTTAAGTGTTGAGGCAACAAACCAACACTAATAGGCCATTAGTTGGagtgtttgttttggaaacTTGGTGGGGTGTTGGTTTTGAttcctaaatatttaataatagcGGGGACGTAAATAGGTCCGTATAAACATAATTTGTGGCATCGAAAGCGGCGTCGCGGCGCACTCTACCAGATACATCATTTTCCCATTTCGAGGCCCGGCACTCCATCACCATACGCGTCACAATAAATGAGCGATAATCTGGGTACCTCGTCGAAACAGATGTTCGTCTGTTTTTTCGCAAATACGTAATGCGATTGGATTTTGCAACGGGCCTAATGGCGAGCATACATACAGCGATTTGATAATCTCCGGTGATTTTGCAAACATTTGTTTCGAGTACCATGTACACGGCTGAAGTGGAAATTATGCAGGAATTTCGGTAACAATGGCGTATAGGGAGGAGGGACCTGGGGCGTCATCGGGGAGGGAAAATTGGTAAAGCGGGTCAATTACTCTTGTCGACATTTTGTGTGCATCAGTTTATACATGTACTGGATACAATTAAACGGAATTTTTATCAGTTGATTAACTGACGTGTACATCCCGGTTTTCGAATTTGGGTTGGTTGGGGTGAGTGAGAGTCCATAATGGCAATGAAGTAACGTTTCCCACCGAACCCATATGAGTGTTTAAGAAGttgagaatttatttaatatttgagcTGTAATTTACACATCCTATAGAAAACGAAACAAAGTTCTAAAAAACACCACAAAAACACTGtattaaatttcagttttacaaTCTTAGAACTCTCCATGCACGCCAGAGCTTGTTGGATAATTGTGTTATAATTTACATATTCTAATCGATACATTTCCAgtttaaaaataccaaaaaagcAATAACAGAGAATGTCGCCAATCTCCGGCCCTCAACACTGcgaattattttactttcattAAATTCACACTTACTAACTTTTCTCTATGTTTCTGTTTCAAGGCATTCATTTGACAGATAATtagaaaatgttataaaacaatgttgaaaaattcacaataaagACCGAAAATTCCCGTTTTTTAATTCAGGTTTATTGACCTTAATATCTAGACATCcaatttaatatgaaaatttgagATCTGAAGAATCTAGAGACTTAAAAATACAGGATTTGCGACAAAAATGTTTCTCGTTTCCTGCTGAAACGGCCCAAAAAGATACATGTGAAATAATTAtgacaaattgctgaaaacttgaaaaaccttAAAGCTGATAATGAAACACAcactttttatttacaacatCACCCACTGCCAAGACTCAGAAATTGTGGCTGATGACTATGAAGATGTGAAGAATCTTGAAATTCAAGGACTCTTCCGTGAAAACACTAGAGAACAGTCAAA containing:
- the LOC136339528 gene encoding homeobox protein caupolican-like isoform X2, producing the protein MMAAYAQFAGYGYPTATQLLVGGQPTTNSGSSPASGGGSLSPGGSAGLPGALSPGGTSSTGPTQCCDNGRPLVTDPVTGQSVCSCQYDSARLAALQYPRSVSMYGTPYPSTDQNPYPSIGVESSAFYSPLSNPYGLKDASGATDMPAWTSAGLQPTTGYYPYDPALAAYGYGAGYDLAARRKNATRESTATLKAWLNEHKKNPYPTKGEKIMLAIITKMTLTQVSTWFANARRRLKKENKMTWEPKNKTEDDDDALVSDSDDKDKDDEDKRDEIDIHGRIKSERTKDLDDDDMTDEDRKDDILGNNMHHILNNGYALKSEIKSSDCGVPLPPSKPKIWSLADTAACKTPPPPPPPSQGGQWLGSSNGFALPSSRYNSSGNFLAGHCQQGFPEVQTDTPPQTPPNLKVSNLNGNVAPCSNSGYPQNSSNSGFLGGFGRVNSPQRTQAQNPQPMNTTSGSVGDNAAFKPFYKSSQSLNGGFVSPV